In one window of Canis lupus baileyi chromosome 10, mCanLup2.hap1, whole genome shotgun sequence DNA:
- the LOC140641793 gene encoding uncharacterized protein isoform X1, which yields MSVDTFRSSSRAMPFDFSSDCECSNCLESTQNEPDWNPCFNKSSNDSLYLRSRKKSMLSSGVRCFPPQCCSTRPQNDTKEDSGFLPSEEENYVESSKNNYLSLNPEGISRKIRPLRELTVQELLREFGDSGKFQPNSTSVGRFRDQVVMKFRRALYYSGIWVTHVQGYRHEKHLSANYFKRNPRCLHRLVPWLKRELTAVYGDYGYTVKNILATILHHMTQYDLDSESFIHLLEPYLQQHTHHFLHEFISFVHSPYKMETYDQRAIYQCPSVSPWVKKKSIESDSVLPLSKDQVLLASQHDTGQSGNTQGQWKNEQKPLSGLKQFPNGNSSLKKSEMPLQHHKIASKIHAWIKDKSESGDEKGTTSTNNIFLNYTTPRERGPGLQNCKKKVQERKTEGIKLLPDHVQDLGKNDTTAHTFSPPEVFSQGQPCQYSLREGKILSPGQQINFKKKEADKIKYSDSSPKIFQRQLLRERSLLSCKSRKSDPSWSCISETALSSGRNSRKLSSFRKKRLKSKQSSQFAEVGSHFSRRIQRQSRSSSHRSKSWCVGFTKRSLSRESSNPSLRGSHRSERFIQNICCNHSKEKDVHSYESNCGRASLTTVQYVKRPSTAGKRPKCSSKSESTSQAGSHCNSLTRLQIEKHRSPSKQEMRQKTTFPRAGKTRAVRRRKNKCQCLGTKTAKEVSDEVRDPNDVRQKSSLSEYAPSGRRQIQKKKENSGLQKCHWAKNEHKGDKILETQGCKLF from the exons ATGAGTGTGGACACCTTCAGATCCTCTAGCAG GGCAATGCCATTTGATTTCTCATCTGACTGTGAGTGTTCTAACTGCCTGGAGAGTACTCAGAATGAGCCTGACTGGAATCCCTGTTTCAACAAGAGTAGTAATGACTCTCTATATTTAAGATCAAGAAAGAAGTCCATGCTTTCTTCTGGTGTACGGTGCTTTCCTCCTCAGTGTTGTTCCACCAGGCCACAGAATGACACCAAAGAGGACTCAGGATTTCTTCCCTCAGAGGAAGAAAACTATGTGGAGTCTTCTAAAAACAATTACCTCAGTCTGAACCCTGAGGGCATTTCAAGGAAAATCAGGCCGTTGAGAGAGTTGACTGTCCAAGAATTACTGAGGGAGTTTGGGGATAGTGGGAAGTTCCAGCCAAACTCCACATCTGTAGGCCGCTTTAGAGATCAGGTGGTCATGAAGTTCAGAAGAGCTCTGTATTATTCTGGAATTTGGGTGACACATGTCCAAGGCTACAGACATGAAAAGCACCTGTCGGCTAATTATTTCAAGAGAAATCCTCGTTGTCTACACCGGCTGGTTCCCTGGCTGAAACGGGAACTAACAGCTGTTTATGGAGATTATGGTTATACAGTGAAGAATATCCTAGCCACCATTCTCCATCACATGACACAATATGATCTGGACAGTGAGTCCTTCATTCACCTCTTGGAGCCTTATCTCCAACAACACACCCACCATTTTCTGCATGAGTTTATTAGTTTTGTTCATTCACCTTATAAAATGGAGACCTATGACCAACGAGCCATCTATCAATGTCCGTCTGTTTCACCATGGGTTAAAAAGAAGTCCATAGAATCAGATTCTGTTTTGCCTTTGTCTAAGGATCAGGTTCTACTGGCATCTCAACATGATACAGGGCAGTCTGGAAACACTCAGGGGCAatggaaaaatgaacagaagccTCTGTCAGGCTTGAAACAGTTTCCAAATGGTAACTCGTCTTTGAAAAAATCTGAAATGCCACTACAACATCATAAAATAGCAAGCAAAATCCATGCTTGGATCAAAGACAAATCAGAATCAGGTGATGAAAAAGGCACAACTTCTACTAACAATATATTCTTGAATTATACTACACCAAGGGAAAGGGGCCCAGGCTTACAGAATTGCAAAAAAAAGGTTcaagagaggaaaacagaaggGATAAAGTTGCTTCCTGATCATGTCCAGGATCTGGGAAAGAATGATACAACTGCACATACTTTCAGTCCCCCAGAAGTTTTTAGTCAGGGGCAGCCATGTCAGTACAGTCtaagagaaggaaagattttGAGCCCTGGCCAGCAGAtcaatttcaagaaaaaagaagcagacaAAATTAAATACTCAGATTCTTCACCAAAGATTTTTCAAAGACAACTACTCAGAGAAAGATCCTTGTTAAGTTGCAAATCCAGAAAGAGTGACCCTTCTTGGAGTTGCATTTCAGAAACTGCCCTTTCTTCTGGGAGAAATAGTAGGAAACTGAGCTCTTTCAGAAAAAAGAGACTGAAGAGCAAACAGTCCTCCCAATTTGCAGAAGTTGGTTCACATTTCAGTAGAAGAATTCAAAGACAGTCAAGGTCCAGTTCTCACAGATCCAAATCTTGGTGTGTTGGGTTTACAAAGAGATCGTTAAGCAGAGAATCAAGTAATCCCTCTCTGAGAGGAAGCCACAGAAGTGAACGCTTCATCCAAAATATATGCTGTAACCACTCAAAAGAGAAGGATGTGCATAGTTATGAATCAAACTGTGGGAGAGCATCTTTGACCACAGTCCAGTATGTGAAACGGCCTTCAACTGCTGGGAAGAGACCCAAGTGTTCTTCTAAAAGTGAGAGTACTTCCCAAGCTGGAAGCCACTGTAATAGCCTCACACGCCTACAGATTGAGAAACATAGATCCCCAAGTAAACAAGAGATGAGGCAAAAAACTACATTTCCTAGAGCTGGCAAAACCAGAGCAGTTAGGCGCCGAAAAAACAAATGCCAATGTCTAGGTACAAAAACCGCAAAGGAAGTCAGTGATGAAGTCAGGGATCCGAATGATGTAAGGCAGAAGAGTAGTCTTTCTGAGTATGCACCTTCCGGCAGGAGgcaaatccaaaagaaaaaggagaattcAGGCCTTCAGAAATGTCACTGGGCCAAAAATGAACATAAAGGagacaaaatattagaaacacaGGGGtgcaaattattttga
- the LOC140641793 gene encoding uncharacterized protein isoform X2 — protein MPFDFSSDCECSNCLESTQNEPDWNPCFNKSSNDSLYLRSRKKSMLSSGVRCFPPQCCSTRPQNDTKEDSGFLPSEEENYVESSKNNYLSLNPEGISRKIRPLRELTVQELLREFGDSGKFQPNSTSVGRFRDQVVMKFRRALYYSGIWVTHVQGYRHEKHLSANYFKRNPRCLHRLVPWLKRELTAVYGDYGYTVKNILATILHHMTQYDLDSESFIHLLEPYLQQHTHHFLHEFISFVHSPYKMETYDQRAIYQCPSVSPWVKKKSIESDSVLPLSKDQVLLASQHDTGQSGNTQGQWKNEQKPLSGLKQFPNGNSSLKKSEMPLQHHKIASKIHAWIKDKSESGDEKGTTSTNNIFLNYTTPRERGPGLQNCKKKVQERKTEGIKLLPDHVQDLGKNDTTAHTFSPPEVFSQGQPCQYSLREGKILSPGQQINFKKKEADKIKYSDSSPKIFQRQLLRERSLLSCKSRKSDPSWSCISETALSSGRNSRKLSSFRKKRLKSKQSSQFAEVGSHFSRRIQRQSRSSSHRSKSWCVGFTKRSLSRESSNPSLRGSHRSERFIQNICCNHSKEKDVHSYESNCGRASLTTVQYVKRPSTAGKRPKCSSKSESTSQAGSHCNSLTRLQIEKHRSPSKQEMRQKTTFPRAGKTRAVRRRKNKCQCLGTKTAKEVSDEVRDPNDVRQKSSLSEYAPSGRRQIQKKKENSGLQKCHWAKNEHKGDKILETQGCKLF, from the coding sequence ATGCCATTTGATTTCTCATCTGACTGTGAGTGTTCTAACTGCCTGGAGAGTACTCAGAATGAGCCTGACTGGAATCCCTGTTTCAACAAGAGTAGTAATGACTCTCTATATTTAAGATCAAGAAAGAAGTCCATGCTTTCTTCTGGTGTACGGTGCTTTCCTCCTCAGTGTTGTTCCACCAGGCCACAGAATGACACCAAAGAGGACTCAGGATTTCTTCCCTCAGAGGAAGAAAACTATGTGGAGTCTTCTAAAAACAATTACCTCAGTCTGAACCCTGAGGGCATTTCAAGGAAAATCAGGCCGTTGAGAGAGTTGACTGTCCAAGAATTACTGAGGGAGTTTGGGGATAGTGGGAAGTTCCAGCCAAACTCCACATCTGTAGGCCGCTTTAGAGATCAGGTGGTCATGAAGTTCAGAAGAGCTCTGTATTATTCTGGAATTTGGGTGACACATGTCCAAGGCTACAGACATGAAAAGCACCTGTCGGCTAATTATTTCAAGAGAAATCCTCGTTGTCTACACCGGCTGGTTCCCTGGCTGAAACGGGAACTAACAGCTGTTTATGGAGATTATGGTTATACAGTGAAGAATATCCTAGCCACCATTCTCCATCACATGACACAATATGATCTGGACAGTGAGTCCTTCATTCACCTCTTGGAGCCTTATCTCCAACAACACACCCACCATTTTCTGCATGAGTTTATTAGTTTTGTTCATTCACCTTATAAAATGGAGACCTATGACCAACGAGCCATCTATCAATGTCCGTCTGTTTCACCATGGGTTAAAAAGAAGTCCATAGAATCAGATTCTGTTTTGCCTTTGTCTAAGGATCAGGTTCTACTGGCATCTCAACATGATACAGGGCAGTCTGGAAACACTCAGGGGCAatggaaaaatgaacagaagccTCTGTCAGGCTTGAAACAGTTTCCAAATGGTAACTCGTCTTTGAAAAAATCTGAAATGCCACTACAACATCATAAAATAGCAAGCAAAATCCATGCTTGGATCAAAGACAAATCAGAATCAGGTGATGAAAAAGGCACAACTTCTACTAACAATATATTCTTGAATTATACTACACCAAGGGAAAGGGGCCCAGGCTTACAGAATTGCAAAAAAAAGGTTcaagagaggaaaacagaaggGATAAAGTTGCTTCCTGATCATGTCCAGGATCTGGGAAAGAATGATACAACTGCACATACTTTCAGTCCCCCAGAAGTTTTTAGTCAGGGGCAGCCATGTCAGTACAGTCtaagagaaggaaagattttGAGCCCTGGCCAGCAGAtcaatttcaagaaaaaagaagcagacaAAATTAAATACTCAGATTCTTCACCAAAGATTTTTCAAAGACAACTACTCAGAGAAAGATCCTTGTTAAGTTGCAAATCCAGAAAGAGTGACCCTTCTTGGAGTTGCATTTCAGAAACTGCCCTTTCTTCTGGGAGAAATAGTAGGAAACTGAGCTCTTTCAGAAAAAAGAGACTGAAGAGCAAACAGTCCTCCCAATTTGCAGAAGTTGGTTCACATTTCAGTAGAAGAATTCAAAGACAGTCAAGGTCCAGTTCTCACAGATCCAAATCTTGGTGTGTTGGGTTTACAAAGAGATCGTTAAGCAGAGAATCAAGTAATCCCTCTCTGAGAGGAAGCCACAGAAGTGAACGCTTCATCCAAAATATATGCTGTAACCACTCAAAAGAGAAGGATGTGCATAGTTATGAATCAAACTGTGGGAGAGCATCTTTGACCACAGTCCAGTATGTGAAACGGCCTTCAACTGCTGGGAAGAGACCCAAGTGTTCTTCTAAAAGTGAGAGTACTTCCCAAGCTGGAAGCCACTGTAATAGCCTCACACGCCTACAGATTGAGAAACATAGATCCCCAAGTAAACAAGAGATGAGGCAAAAAACTACATTTCCTAGAGCTGGCAAAACCAGAGCAGTTAGGCGCCGAAAAAACAAATGCCAATGTCTAGGTACAAAAACCGCAAAGGAAGTCAGTGATGAAGTCAGGGATCCGAATGATGTAAGGCAGAAGAGTAGTCTTTCTGAGTATGCACCTTCCGGCAGGAGgcaaatccaaaagaaaaaggagaattcAGGCCTTCAGAAATGTCACTGGGCCAAAAATGAACATAAAGGagacaaaatattagaaacacaGGGGtgcaaattattttga